CATATATGTGGGGTTCCCTCGACAAGCTTAACAGATACGATTAACAGGTCACCCAATCTAAACCAATGTATGATTAATCCAGTGATATTCCAGCAGATGCAAACTCAAAGCACGAGGTTAATCTAGACTTTCATATAAAGCCAATATGATCCCAAAAAAAGGGCTAAACTAAACAGGATCAAACATGCTTTATAACACTAACATAACTACAGACGGGATGACACACAACTAAACAGGCGAATCACCTAGACAATTCAGGGCACTCAAACAAACGCTAAAATAAATCGAAGGTAGGAAATTTACCTGCTTCGGGTGCAACGAAGTGAGGCGCGgggtttcgatatctacctcgaatGCTTCAAATCTACCTAGAAAACACTATGAATTCTGAATTTGCACATCCACGAATACAAAACGATGCCAAGGGCAAAAACACAGAACACAAAAATGGTGTGGTTTTCAACTCGATGTCAAACAAATACTGCTAAAGAACTAATATTTTCTATGGGGGATTGCTGGAACAGTTAAAGGGCTTATgttttccagaaaaaaaaaatggcaattCAAGAACTTTTCTTTTAAGGAATTTCTGCGGCTAACAACTCTTTCTTTTATGGGATTTTCGTCAATCAAAAAGAAGACCACTTTTCATTCTAGGAACGATTATTTATAGCTAGATTTTTTAGGATTTGGGGCTAGGGTTTTCGTGttgaggaagagagagaggagcggggggacaggaGAAAGTGGAAGggacagaggagcgtgggggacagGGCATGGTGGAGAGgggatgacgatgacgatgaaagagaggaGTGGATCGGGTGAGCggcggaggggggggggggaaagaaATGAAGGGAAAAcctagggtttcccttatctTGAAACGGGAATGGGCTGGACCCGGTcctttgtggactgggtcaatttcttttggactgggtattaaaTAAATGGGCTAGTGcaataaaacatggactggtctaaaaattgagatcaaaatatgggctgatcaaaaatgtttatgagttgattgggccaCTACATTTAAACAAAAGAccaatttaaattacttaatataaaatgtgatactaatactcggataataaattatatgccgtcataatagcagtgcaataatatttgaaattcaacagtaagtaaatgctgttatctaattatgcgaagataaatgcgatgcgtgtgcgtaagatggtaaaaagtgctgaaatgataattatgataatactagtaataataataatagtaacaaaataataataataataataataataataataataataatggtagtaatgacggtagtaaaagataatgacaggataatgaaatgccagTATTAATaaagctaattatagtaaaaatgcaaataattattttttaaagttgccaaaatattagaagtgaaaaataggtattttggagaaaAGGTGgtacaaaattgggtgtcaacagttagGATGAGTGATGGCCCAATAAAATAATCCCGCTCATTATTTCACGAAAGATTAAGAAGTGTTGTGATATAAGTTGAGCttgaattaagaaataataaagTTTATAAAATGCGATCACTAAATATAACACGAGAGATATAAGCCATGGTCTTAAGAGATGTTTAATTGTGCATAAGAGATTATTGTATGTGCATAAGAGATTAGGATTGTAAGTAGATAGTTAGGACGAGTGATAGCCCAATAAAATAATCCCGCTTATTATTTCACGagagattaagaagtgttatgatataagttgagcttgaattaagaaataataaagTTTATAAAATGCTATCACTAAATATAACGCGAGAGCTATAAGCCATGGTCTTAAGAGATGTTTAATTGTGCATAAGAGATTATTGTATGTGCATAAGAGATTAAGATTGCAAGTTGATAGTTAGGACGAGTGATAGCCCAATAAAATAATCCCGCTTATTATTTCACGagagattaagaagtgttatgatataagttgagcttgaattaagaaataataaattttataaaatgctATCACTAAATATAATGCGAGAGATATAAGCCATGGTCTTAAGAGATATTTAATTGTGCATAAGAGATTAAACAGTAAACTGCAAGAGATCTAAGTTGAGAATAAGAGATAAAACAGTAAACTGCAAGTAAACTAGTAAACCACAAAAGAGATAGAATCCTTATAGCATAAGAGACAAGTAAACCACAAAAGAGATAGAATCCTTATAACATAAGAGACAAGTAAACCACAAAAGAGAGCAGTCTTCAGATTAAAATGTATCATCAGTTATCTTCTAGGGCACTTTGTCTTATAGTGACCCGTTTGCCTGCATATTGAACAACTTTTTTGTTGCTTCTTCCTCTTTGGATTCTCGCCAACTGAAGGAGCACGATTCTGTCTCTTGCAACCTATAGGCATTTTTATGGAAGGATGATGAACCACTCTTTGTTCCTCTGATTGTCTCATCCATGTTTTTGGATAAGGAACAGGATAAATTGTTCTATCCCGAGATTTTTTCCACGTATCATTCAGGTACTTAGAATCACACAGTTTATATATCTCCTCCCATATGTCTTGGCCTGGGGTTAGTTTCAAAACTGCTATCGCGTGCTCACATAGGAGTTTATCCATTTGAAAAACCTTGTAAGTACATGTTTTATGCTCCAGATTACCCAAACAATCTATATCACCACGTACATGAAACTCATGTTCGTTTAAACGGGTAGGAGCTAGCAAACAAGAGGCAACATAGTGATCCCGAACCAACCCCTCAGCTTTAGGGGTTAAGAAATGAATGTTATTTTGAGCTCTGCCGCTGCATTCAACGTACCACTTGGTCATATTATCTTGGATAGCTTTGAGTACAGAAACAATAGGCCAACTTCTTTGAACCTTTAAAACTGCGTTGAGTGATTCTGAAATATTTGTTGTCATCAAATTGTATCTATTTCCAGGAAAATAGGCTCTCGCCCATTTCTCAAACCCAATATCATTTTCAAGATACCAACCAGCTTCCACACTTGATTTCATTATTGCATCAAAATAAACAGAAAACTCATCCAATGTGTATGTTTTTGCAGCTTCTTGAAAATTATAAAGAATGTCACAATCACCATACTTGGACCGCAAATTCATAGTAATATGATACATGCAAAATCCGTGATGTGCAAGCTTGTACACATCAGTAACAACATTCTTTATGCTTACATGTTTGTCTGATAAAATGCACAAATCATCACTATCAGGAATACATTCAGCAAGCTTCGTGAAAAAATACGTCCATGAGTTATCATTCTCCGAGTCAACAATAGCAAATGCAATTGGAAAAATATGATGATTACCATCCTGTGCACATGCTGAGATAAGTACACCACCATATCTTCCAGTCGAGAATGTCCTATCTACAGAAATTACTTTCCTCATATGAGAAAATCCTTCTATAGTTGTTCCATAAGCAAGAAAGCAATATTTGAAGTTGTTATCCTCATCTAACTTTAAGTCTGGCCTCGAACCCGAATTTGTTTGCTCCAATATATGCAAGTACCCCGGTAACAATGAATAACCTTCTTCAGGGGTACCACTTATGATAGCTAGGGCTTTTTGTCTTGCTTTCCAAGCTTTCCAGTAACTTACTTCACATCCAATTTCATTATATACTAAAGTTTTTCTCTCTTTTGGTATTGGCCCGTGTCCTGATGTATCAAAATTTTTGCGCATCATGTTTGCAATCAAGTCAGATGTAGCTTGTTTATGGTATTTTGGCGCACTTTTGATACCACAATTATGTTCACCACAATACCTTTTGACAACAAAGCGCGTCGAATTTGCCAACTTTATAACACGTACGCACCAAGTGCACTTTTCAACAATGCATTTTACAAAAACCAACTTAGGATTAGACTTCTTTGTCTTCATTTGAAACTTAGCAGTAAGAGCAATTTTTCTTAACTTCCTCAAAACTGTCTTTTTGTCTGCAAATATTTGCCTAAAATGAAGGTCAGAAAGATCACTAAATTTACCTTCGTTGCGACACTCGTCGTTCGGCATGGTTGTAAAGTTTTCATCCCAAGCCACATCTGCCATAGGATAGCCCCCTTCCGTATACACTGTTTCATCATCAACAACTTGATAATCGGAGGTCACATTCTGCTCCAATTAACGTTCGGCAAACTTATCAATTGGTTGTTCTTCTTCCACAAAAATAGGACTATAATGCTCTTGGATCGCATTCTGCTCCAATTGACGTTCGACAAACTTATCAATTGGTTGTTCTTCTTCTTCCACAAAAATTGGACTATAATGCTCTTGAATAACATTCTACTCTAAGTGAAGTTCAACAAACTTATCAACTGGTTGTTCTTCTTCCACAAATATAGGACTATAATGCTCTTGGATCACGTTACACCCATTACTTCCCACAAGAACATGTATTTCACCACTTTCACAACTTACTGCACTTGTCTTTTCTATTCTCTTCCCATCCTCAAGTAAACACACTTTCAGTGTGGGCCTAGCACCTCgttcatcaacaataataaaATAGGATTTTAAGTCAAAATCATCCTCTAATGGAACATATGGTGTCTCTTGCCAAGTTTTATCCAAAATCATAGGCTTATAACTCAAACTAATGTTGCCCGAATCACATGTTATCTTGCATCGTTGACATAATACTTCTACCAACTCATTATAACATATTCTTTGACAATAATTAATCACCCTAAAATATTTTTCCTCCTTGAGTTCAAGCTCAATGTAAATAATCAGATTTGCCATTGTTACTTATAGATGATCACCtgcaaaacaaaaataaaaataaaaaattaattaataccAATATCTTGCATCTTAAAAAAAACTCTTAGTGTTGATATAAATCTTTTGCTTAAGTCATTAGATCTCTTTTCTTGTTCATCTTCAACTTCAACACCCAAATCTCTTGTGTTTTGACCTTAGATCTCCTACGTTATTACACAAATCTTTTGCTTCAATAATCAAATCTCTTATCTTGTTTATCTACTACTAAAATACACATATCTCCTCTGCTTCTACTAATATCTCCTATGTTTAAATACACAAATCTCCTACATCAACTATCAAATCTCTTTTCTGGTGTATCTTCTACTTCTatggttcctccattttttgAATTTCACCCCCAAAATAAACACAAAAATAAACTTCAAAGAATACATCACTTAGCCAGAAATCTATCAATTCAAAACAAGAATCTTTTGcaaaatatctatttttttgACACCATGAGTTTGAGAAGCTTGATATAATCACAAAACAAAATTTGAAAGAATATAATACTTACCCAGAAATCTATCAAACTAAAACAAGAATTTTTTGCAAGGCACTATTTTTCACACCATCTTGCTTGAGAAGCTTGATCAGATGGAGGGAAAAGAACCAGCTGGTTTCAAATATGTGCTCGTTTTTTCTATATTTGTTTCAACAATCTTTTAATTGCAATAAGGCCCTTCTATTTTGCAAGGGAATCACAAATGCTAGTTGGCAATTTCTTTTGAATATGTAGGTCCCACAAGGatcataaactttttttttttttgtagagtTCCACAAAGCAAAAAGACCATTTTGTAAGGGGTCAACTAACCACTTGACCCATTTTTTAGACAGGAAACTGATATAACGAACAGGGAACATGTGTAAGTAAACCAAACCTGAGGGGTTAAAAGAAACTAAAGTAAAAGTCCTGTTCGCTTTATAAGCAGAAAAGCCCTAAAATTAGGAAGCATCTAGAAGAAGAGTGCAGCACCAGGAGAGAGAACCCGATAAGAAGCTGATCGCCAATTTCATCATCAAACCATAATTGAGATTCCAGGTAATATCTAAGATTCTTCTTCATCGCCCTGTTTTTACGTTTAAGGTACATTCGTTAATTTACCATTCCCTGAAAATGATAACCGGGGAAAGAAACCCTAGTTATACATCTATCAAAAAGTTCATCGAATACAGCACTTTCTGTATTTGCTGGATACCTTGTGTTGCGAATTGATCGTTTTCTGTTTGTACAAGAATGGTTCATATTTTTATTCGGGTATTCCCAGGGTTTGTTTTGGTTTGGGTGATATTTCTCAGCGAAATTATCGGCTTTTGCTAGAAAAGCCCTAAATTTTGTTGATCCTACTTACTTGTAGTGATGTTTCTTTTATTACATaacagtattttttttttttaatcataagTGGAGTTCTTGCTTCAAAGAACATTGTTTCCCTTCAGAGAACTGCAATCATAACATCAGACTTGCTCGGAAGAGTGAGACCGGCAGGTGATTATTGGAATATTGGAATTGTAAGATGTCATAAACAGAAAAATTATACTTGTGTAATAAGAAAATACTTGAACATCACGGGTAGGGGTGTAAAATGGGTGGGGTGGGCAtgtcaaaatgggctgagttaaTAAATGGGCGGTTCAAGTTACCTGGGCCCTCCCAAAGTTTCTTGGGCTGAAACGGGCTAAAAACCGGGTTGTAACCCAACCCCttcaattcttactaagttta
The nucleotide sequence above comes from Lycium barbarum isolate Lr01 chromosome 3, ASM1917538v2, whole genome shotgun sequence. Encoded proteins:
- the LOC132631243 gene encoding uncharacterized protein LOC132631243 translates to MADVAWDENFTTMPNDECRNEGKFSDLSDLHFRQIFADKKTVLRKLRKIALTAKFQMKTKKSNPKLVFVKCIVEKCTWCVRVIKLANSTRFVVKRYCGEHNCGIKSAPKYHKQATSDLIANMMRKNFDTSGHGPIPKERKTLVYNEIGCEVSYWKAWKARQKALAIISGTPEEGYSLLPGYLHILEQTNSGSRPDLKLDEDNNFKYCFLAYGTTIEGFSHMRKVISVDRTFSTGRYGGVLISACAQDGNHHIFPIAFAIVDSENDNSWTYFFTKLAECIPDSDDLCILSDKHVSIKNVVTDVYKLAHHGFCMYHITMNLRSKYGDCDILYNFQEAAKTYTLDEFSVYFDAIMKSSVEAGWYLENDIGFEKWARAYFPGNRYNLMTTNISESLNAVLKVQRSWPIVSVLKAIQDNMTKWYVECSGRAQNNIHFLTPKAEGLVRDHYVASCLLAPTRLNEHEFHVRGDIDCLGNLEHKTCTYKVFQMDKLLCEHAIAVLKLTPGQDIWEEIYKLCDSKYLNDTWKKSRDRTIYPVPYPKTWMRQSEEQRVVHHPSIKMPIGCKRQNRAPSVGENPKRKKQQKSCSICRQTGHYKTKCPRR